Sequence from the Paraburkholderia acidiphila genome:
TGCGCATCTTTCAGGAACGTGCGCGCGGCCGGATCGGGGCCAACCAGTGTGATCTGCAGATCGAGCCCTGCGAGCGTGACCGGATGGCCGCCGGCGTTGATCATCAAAATGCCGAGCAGCGGCTGCACGAAAATGAACAGGTAGAGCGCGAGATGCACGAGGCGCGAGAGAAACGACAGCAGCGCGTTCGAGTCGATGTCCGCGGGCGCGCCGCGCCACAAACGCCACGCGAGGCGCAGCACGGAGAGCGCGAGCACGAGCGAGCCGGCCCAGAAGTGCACGTTGCTCCAGAACACGCGGCTGTCCGTGCCCTTGGGACCGCGCACCTCGATCGCGAGATAGGCGAGCGCGACGAGCACGAAAGTGGCCCAGTGAAAGAAGACGGCGGGCTTCGTGTAGCGTTCGGTTGCGGCGGGGTACGTTGCCACGTGGCGGCTCCTTTGTGCGGGGAATCTGGCGATATTTCCCTATGATAAGGAGGACGCCCGGTGCGGGGGCGGCTACGCGGCTGGGAAGTTTGATTCCGCGGGGTGGCGGCGGCGAAAAAGTGCCGCGTTGCCGGCACACGTGCCGATAAAAAAGGGTGGCTCGAGGCCACCCTTGTGCGTTTTACGCGTTGCCGAGATAGAAGAACCGGAACAGGAACACCGCGGCGATGATCCACACGATCAGCTTTACGTCGCGCACGCGGCCCGCGAGCAGCTTCAGGCCCGCATACGAGATGAAGCCGAACGCCACGCCATTGGCGATCGAGTAGGTGAACGGCATGACGAGCGCCGTGAGGGCGGCGGGCACGACTTCGGTGGCGTCGTCCCAGGGCAGATCGGCGAGTTCGCGCAGCATCAGGCACGAGACATAGAGCAGCGCCGGGGCCGTGGCGTAGCCCGGCACGACGCCCGCGAGCGGCGCGACGAACAGGCACGCGAGGAACAGCACGGCAACCGTCAGCGCGGTCATGCCGGTGCGGCCGCCCGCCTGCACGCCCGAGGCGCTTTCGATATACGCCGTGGTCGACGAGGTGCCGAGCACCGAGCCCGCGAGAATCGCGGTGCTATCGGCGAGCAGCGCGCGGTTCAGGCGGTGCATCTTGCCGTGCACGAGCAGGCCCGCGCGGTTGGCCACGCCCATCAGCGTGCCGGTCGCGTCGAACAGTTCGACGAGGAAGAACACCAGCACCACGTTGAGAATGCCCGTGGAGAGCGCGGTCTTGATGTCGAGTTGCGCGAACGTCGGCGCGATCGACGGCGGCGGCGAGAAGATGCCGTGGAACTGGTTGCCGCCAAAGAAGAAGGACAGGACCGTGACGCCCACGATGCCGATCAGGATCGCGCCGCGCACCTTCAGCACGTCGAGCGTGACGATCGCGAAGAAGCCGATGATCGCGAGGATCGTATGCGGATCGTGCAGGTTGCCGAGTTCGACGAGCGTGGCCGGGCTGCCGACCACGACGCCCGCGGTCTTGAGCGAGATGATCGCGAGGAAGAGGCCGATACCCGCTGTGATCGACACGCGAATCGAATGCGGAATGCCATTGACGATGGCTTCGCGCACGCGCAGCAGCGTGACGATGAAGAACAGGCACCCGGAGATGAACACCGCGCCGAGCGCCGCTTGCCAGGTGAAGCCCATGCCCTTCACGACCGTATAGGCGAAATACGCGTTCAGGCCCATGCCCGGAGCGAGCGCAATGGGGTAGTTCGCGTAGAGGCCCATGACGATCGAGGCGAGCGCCGCGACGAGGCAGGTGGCGACGAATACGCTTTCCTTCGGCATGCCGGCGTCGCCGAGGATGGCCGGGTTCACGAAGATGATGTAAGCCATCGTGAGGAAAGTGGTGAAACCGGCGAGCAGTTCGGTGCGCAGGTTGGTGCCTGCTTCTTCGAAACCGAAATAGCGTTTGATGGCGTCCATGAAGATCGGGCCCTTGAGAGTCGAGCGGGTTGTTCGCTGCTTGTTTGTATGGTTTCTTGCGCGTAGCCGGCTGGCGTCGGCAGGTCGTTGACGTGCTCACGCGCGCGCCTGCCGTAGCGTTTGGCTACGGGCGCGATTGTAAACAATTGTCCGCCGAGCGCAGAAAAGCCGTTGTGAGCGTGGAACGGGTACAACAGCGCGCGCTGCGGCGGCAAGCGTAGATGAGGGCGGCGAATGCGCCCGTGGCGACAGGAAATGGGTACAAGCCGGGCACAACGGTTCACAGGCCTCGGGCGTTGCGCCGCCCGGTGCCGGTTGACTGCGGCCGTACTGCTATCAAGCGATTACTGCGTCATTTGACCGGCGGGAGCGCCATATCCGGCGCGCGCCGCGCGCCGTTGCGCGACGATCGCGCCCGCGCGTTGTGCGTTTTCCGGATAGTCGATCCAGTCGAGCGGATCGTAGCCCGCCTGCCGCCATTCGACCAGATCCGCACGGACCTGAGCCCGAGTGAGTGGCTGCGACGGATCGTATGGTTGGGCCACCGCCGCAGCCGACGCGAAGCAGCACGCTGCGGCGAGTATGCCGAGCGCTACACGCGGAAGGGAGTTCATGGCAAGGCCTTTCGTATTAGGGATATCCCTAAAATTATAGGCGCTATCTCGATAACCGAAAGGTGGATCGAGACTATGCCCGGTTGCCGCGAGCGCGTGACGCGCGGAAATCGGTTGGGCGCTGTCCGGTCCACTTGCGGAACGCCCGGTGAAACGCGCTCGGCTCCGCAAAACCGACCGCCGCCGCGACGTCGGCGACAGAGCGGCCCGGCTCCTGCAGCGCCGCAATTGCCAGGTCGCGGCGCAATTCGTCCTTGATCGACTGGCAGCTGTGGCCCTCCTGGCTCAAGCGCCGGCGCAGCGTGGCGGGCGCCACGTTCAGGCGCTGCGCGATGGCGTCGGCATCGGGCCACGCGGCGACGGGCAGTGCACGCAGCGCACGCCGCACACGCGCCGCGAACGAGCCCGGATTGCGGTACTTCACGACGAAGTTGCCCGGCGCGTTGCGTAGAAACGCCCGTGCCGAGCTGGCGGTCTGGATCACGGGCAGTTCGAGAAAGCCGGGTGCGAATTCGAAGCACGTAGACGGCTGGTCGAACGTCATGTCGTCGCAAAGCATGAGCTGGTATTCGTGCGCGGCGTGCGGCTGCGGGCAGCGAAAGCGTGCCGCGAGCAGCGGAATGCGCCGTCCCACGAGCCAGCACACGAGCCCGTAGACGAGGATGAACCAGGTGGCGTACGCGAACAGGGTCGGCGCGGGTTTGCCCGCGCGATGCGAGAGCGTGATGCGCACGCGCGTGGCGTCGATGTCGATCTCGCCCGCCAGGTCGTCGAGCACGAGCCGCATGAAGTGCACGGCACGCTGCAGTGCCTGGCGGCCCGTGCTGGCGCCAAGCGCCGAGTGCGTCATGGCGATGAAGCTGCCGCTTTTCATCGCATGCGAATCCTGGCCGAAGAATTCGTCGTCGAGCGCGCGCGCGATGCCCGACCACAACTGGCCGTATTGCGCCGCGCTCACGCGGGCCTCGGGCGCGCTCAGCATGGCCGGCGCGATGCCGGCGGCCTCCGTGAGCGGCGCGATTTCGAGTCCGCCCGCGCGCGCCAGCGCGAGTGTCTCGTTCACGAGGCTCATCGAGATTGTGCCTTTTTCGCTCAGTGTATGGATTCGCATTGATTGCAAGGAGCCGCCTGCCGATGGGTTACTACGGATAGTATGGTAAATCCGATCAGCGACTTTGAGCGTGGCGGGCATCGAATACGGCCGCTTGCCTGCCTACACTTTTCGCAAGCCTTGCAGCCGGGGCCGCATCGCGCCACAGTGGAAGGCAAAGCGCAAGAGACGCAGGAAGGAGACAGACATGGACGAGTTCTACACCGACGACCAGCGCATGATTCGCGACGCCGCGCGCGACTTCGCAAGCGAGCAACTGGCGCCCAACGCGGCGCAATGGGACCGCGACGGCAAGCTGCCCGACGAGGTCGTCAAGCAACTGGGCGAACTGGGCTTTCTCGGCATGATCGTGCCGCAGGAGCAGGGTGGCTCGTACACCGACTACGTGGCCTACGCGCTCGCCATGGAGGAGATCGCGGCGGGCTGCGCCTCGTGCGCGACGCTCGTGAGCGTGCACAACTCAGTGGGCTGCGGGCCGATCCTGCAGTTCGGCACCGACGCGCAAAAGGACCGCTGGCTCGGCAAACTCGCAAGCGGCGAGCTGATCGGCGCGTTCTGCCTGACCGAGCCGCAGGCGGGCTCCGAGGCGAACAACCTGCGCACGCGCGCCGAACTGCGCGACGGCAAGTGGGTGCTCAATGGCAACAAGCAGTTCGTGACCAACGGTTCGCGCGCGAATATCGCCATCGTGTTCGCCGTGACCGATCCCGATGCGGGCAAGCGCGGCATTTCCGCGTTCATCGTGCCGACCGATACGCCGGGTTTCAACGTCGGGCCGCCCGAGAAGAAGATGGGCATCCGTGCTTCGGATACCTGCCCGATTTCGCTCGTGGACTGTGCGATTCCCGAAGCGAACCTGCTTGGCCAGCGCGGCGAAGGATTGAAGATCGCATTGGCGAATCTCGAAGGCGGACGCATCGGCATTGCCGCGCAGGCGCTCGGCATCGCGCGCGCGGCCTTCGATGCGGCGCGTGCCTATGCGCACGAACGCGTGCAGTTCGGCGAGCCGATCATCAAGCATCAGAGCGTGGCCAACCTGCTCGCGGACATGCATACGCGCATCAACGCCGCGCGGCATCTCGTCCATCACGCGGCACGGCTGCGAACGCTCGGCAAGCCGTGTCTTTCCGAGGCTTCCCAAGCTAAGCTCTATGCCTCCGAAATGGCCGAGGAAGTGTGTTCGCACGCCATTCAGATTCACGGCGGCTACGGCTTTTTGAACGACTATCCGGTGGAGCGTCACTATCGCGATGCACGCATCACGCAGATTTACGAAGGCACGAGCGAAGTGCAGCGGATGGTGATTGCACGGCAGCTGTAATCAGTAGTGAGGATGGCAAATCAAAAATAAGCGCGCGTATGCGCCGATGTGACTGCTTTGCATGGGACCGGAGTAAGCGCTAAAGCACCAACTCCGGCTCGACAGGAGACGACGATGACCGGGTTCACCCCTTCCGCACAGGCCTTCATCGACGCACGCGAACTGCTGCTGCGTCACCGCACCGACTATGCACGCGCTTACGACGCGTTCGCGTGGCCGAAGCTCGACACGTTCAACTGGGCGCTCGACTACTTCGACGTGATGGCGCGCGGCAACGACAACCCGGCGCTCTGGATCGTCGACGACCTCTCGAACGGCGGCACGCGTTATTCGTTCGCGCAGATGTCCGAGCGCTCGTCGCGCATGGCGAACTTCCTGCGTGAGCAAGGCGTGGCGCGCGGCGACCGTCTGCTGTTGATGCTGCCCAATCGCGTCGAACTGTGGGACGTGATGCTGGCGGCGATGAAGCTCGGCGCGATCGTGCTGCCCGCCACGACGCAACTCTCGCCCGACGATGTGCGCGAGCGCGTGGAAACGGGCGGCGCGCGCTACGTCGTGGTGGACGCCGCCGAACTCGGCAAATTCGATACGCTCGATAAAAGCGTGAAGCGCATTGCGGTAGGCGCGGCGCCCAACGCGTGTGAAGGCTGGATCGATCTCTCGCGCGCGTACGACGCGAGCGCCGCCTTCGAACCCGACGGCCCGACGCGCGCGAGCGACCCGCTCCTGCTGTATTTCACCTCGGGCACGACCTCGAAGCCCAAGCTCGTCGAGCACACGCACGAGAGCTACCCCGTAGGCCACCTTTCGACGATGTACTGGATCGGCCTCATGCCGGGCGACATCCACTGGAACATCAGTTCGCCGGGCTGGGCCAAGCACGCGTGGAGCTGCTTCTTCGCGCCCTGGAATGCGCAGGCGTGCGTGTTCGTTTACAACTACGCGCGTTTCGTGCCGAAAGACACGCTCGCCGCGCTCGTGAAATGCGGCGTGACCACGCTGTGCGCGCCGCCCACGGTGTGGCGCATGCTCGTGCAGGAGCCGCTTGCAACGTACGCGGTGAAGCTGCGCGAGATCGTGGGCGCGGGCGAGCCGCTGAACCCCGAGATCATCGAGCGCGTGCGTCACGCGTGGGGCATCACGATCCGCGACGGGTACGGCCAGACCGAAACAACCTGCCAGATCGGCAATTCGCCGGGCCAGCCCGTGGTGGCGGGCTCGATGGGGCGCCCGCTGCCCGGCTACCGCGTGGAGCTCGTCGATGCCGACGACCATCCCGCGAGCGAAGGCGAGATCGCACTACCGCTCGCACACCGACCGCTCGGCCTCATGACGGGCTACGCGAACAACGCGAAGGCGAGCGAATACGCCATGCGCAACGGCTACTACCACACGTCCGACGTGGCGCTGCGCCGTGACGACGGCTATTACGTCTACGTGGGCCGCGCCGACGACGTGTTCAAGTCCTCCGATTACCGCCTGAGCCCGTTCGAGCTGGAAAGCGTGCTGATCGAGCACGAGGCGATCGCCGAGGCGGCGGTCGTGCCAAGCCCGGACGAGCTGCGTCTCTCGGTGCCGAAGGCCTTCGTCATCGTGCGTCAGGGCTTCGAAGCGGGCCCCGAACTCGCCCGCGAAGTGTTCCGCTTCTCGCGTGAAAAGCTCGCGCCGTACAAGCGCATTCGCCGCCTGCAGTTCAGCGACCTGCCGAAGACCATCTCGGGCAAGATCCGCCGCGTGGAGTTGCGCCGCCGCGAAATGGAGCGCAGCGCCGAACCCGCGCGCCAGCCCGACGAGTACTGGGAAGAGGATTTTCCCGAGTTGCGCTGATATCCACACGGAGTCCGAAATGATCGAGTTCGAGTACGCGCACGAGGGCGCGGTGGCCCTGCTCACGCTTTCGCGGCCTCCCGCGAATGCCTTTACGATCGACGGCTTGCGGCAGCTTCAGCAGGTCATCGAGGCGTTCGACCGCGAACCGCAGGTGCGCGCCGTCGTCATCACTGGCAGCGGGCCGAAGTTTTTTAGTGCGGGCGCCGACCTCAATGCTTTCGCGGGTGGCGATCGTGAGGTCGCGCGCACCGCGGCGAGCGCATTCGGCGCGGCATTCGAGGCGCTCCAGAAGGCGCGGCCCGTGGTCATCGCTGCGATCAACGGCTATGCCATGGGCGGCGGCCTGGAATGCGCGCTTGCGTGCGATATCCGCATTGCCGAGGAGCACGCACAACTCGCGCTGCCCGAGCCCGCCGTGGGGTTGCTGCCCTCTGGCTGCGGCACGCAAACCCTGCCCTGGCTCGTCGGCGAAGGCTGGGCCAAACGCATCATCCTCACGGGTGAGCGTGTGAACGCGCAAACGGCGCTGCGCATCGGTCTCGTGGAGGAAGTCGTCGCAACGGGCGGCGCGCGCGAGGCCGCGCTCGCCATGGCCGCGCGTGTCGCGGGCTTGAGCCCGCAAGCGGTCACCTTCAGCAAGTCGCTGATCCATCAATCACGCGACGGCGTGCCGCGCGGCGCGGCGCTCGCTGTGGAGCGCGAGCGCTTCGTCGATCTGTTCGACTCGCCCAATCAGCGTGAAGGCGTCAATGCGTTTCTGGAAAAGCGCAAGCCGCACTGGCATATTGAAACGGAGAGCTAAGCAATGAATGCAATACCCGCTTCCGCACACACGACAACGGAAGTCGAAAAAGATGTGCTGTTTCGCGTAGTCAATCGTGTGGCGATCGTCACGCTCAATCGTCCGGCTGCGCTCAATGCGCTTTCGCATGCCATGGTGCGCGAACTGGCCGTGCTGCTGGAACGCGTGCGCACGGACGACGGCATCGTCGCGCTCGTGCTGGAAGGGGCGGGCCCGAAAGGCTTTTGCGCGGGCGGCGACGTGCGCGCGATTTACCAGCTGGCGCGCGAGAAAGCGCGTGAAGGCGCAAACGGCTGGCAGCAATTCTTCATCGACGAATATCGCCTCGATTACGCGCTGCATACGTTTTCCAAGCCGCTCGTCGCGCTGCTCGACGGCGTGACGATGGGCGGCGGCATGGGTCTCGGCCAGGCCGCGTCGTTGCGCGTGGTCACGTCGCGCACGAAGATCGCCATGCCGGAAACGCGTATCGGCTTGCTGCCCGATGTAGGCGCGACGCACTTCCTCGCGCAGATGCCGGTGGAGATGGCGCTATACGTGGGCTTGACCGGCGCGATGCTCAGCGGCGCGGATGCGGTGCATTGCGGTCTCGCGGATGCCTGCGTGCAGGGTGAATGGCTCGATGGCTACGAGGCGCGTCTTCTGGCCGCGCAATGGTCAGGCGATGTGCATGCCTCTTTGCGCGAAGTGTTCGTCGCGCCGTGTCACGAGGCTGACGACGGCGCGCTCGCAACATTCACGCCGCTCATCGTGCGGCACTTCGATCGCCGCCTGCGTGTCGAGCAGATCGTGGCCTCGCTGCGCGGCGACCTCGAACACGACCGTTCGCAAGCGGAGCATGCGTGGCTCGAAGCTACGCTCGAAGCGCTCACGCAATACTCGCCGACGATGCTCGAAGTCACGCGCGAAGCGCTGTTGCGCGGCCGCCAGATGACGCTCGCCGAGTGCTTTCGCATGGAGCTTGGCATCGTGGGCCGGGCGATCGAGGAAGGCGACTTCTGCGAAGGCGTGCGCGCGCATCTCGTCGACAAGGACCGCAGGCCGCGCTGGGCGCCCGCCACGCTCGTCGAAGTGCGCGCCGAACGCGTGCAGCACTTCCTGGCCTCGCCGTGGCGCGCCGAGGCGCATCCGCTGGCGGACCTCGGCAAATAACGCTTTAGTCGGACGACTCGCGCGCCGACGGCTCGCGTAGCGCCGCGAGGCGCAACTCGCGCTCGGCGCCGACCATTGGCGCGCCGTGAGAAGGACGCGGCGTGCGCGCAAGCAGCCGCAGCGTGGCGACGGAACCTGCCACGGCGAGCAGCAACGGAATCGCCAGATCGTGATTCACGTGCGTGAATTCGAGTATCAGCACGGTCGCGGTAACGGGCATCTGCATTGACGACGCGAGAAACGCTCCCGCGCCGACGATCGCAAAGGCGCCCGGCGAAAGACCAGGCCACACGTGATTCACCAGCCCGGCGATCACGATCGCAAGCAGCGCGCCGTTCGCGAGTCCCGGCGTGAGCAGGCCGCCCTTGGCGCCCGCGCGCAGCGTGGTCGTCGTGATGAACACGCGCAACACGAGCAGCGTGGCCGCGAGCCCGATGCCGAGGTTGTCGTCGAAGCTCAGGCCAGCCGGGCCCTTGCCGTTGCCGAGCAACTGTGGAAACCAGATGGCCAGCAGGCCGATGCCCGCGAAATTCACGAGCGTATAGAGCGGCAGCCGCCAGTCCTTCGACGACGCCTCTCTCGCGCGGCTCGTCACGCGCGAGAAGCCGTGCGCGGCTGCGCCGAACAACGGCCCGCAGAGCACCGACCACACCACGAGCTGTGCATTGATGCCGTAAGGCGGCACGTGGTATTGCTGCTCGTCGCCAAGACCGATCCATGCGATCACGGCCGCAATGGCCGAGGTGGTGATGGCCGGCACCACCACCGACCAGCCGAACGTGCCGAGCAGCACTTCGAGCACGAATACCGCGCCGCCCAGCGGCACGTTGTAGACCGCCGCGAGCCCAGCGCCCGCCCCGCACGCAATCATCACACGGCGTTCCGCCGCAGTGAGACCCGTGCGCTTCGCGAGCCAGCTCGCGAATATGGCGCCGATCTCGCGCGGCGCGACTTCGCGCCCGAGTGGCGAACCCATCGCGACGGTCACGATCTGCAGTAAAGCGTGCACGGTGGTCGCGAAAATGGGCATGCGCTTGCCGCCCGGCTTGATCGCTGCGTTGATGCTCACCAGCTCACGCGCGTAGCGATAGAGCGCCCACCATCCGCATCCGCCGATCAACCCGCAGGCCACGAGCACGGCCACGCGTCGCCAGGGCGCGGTATCCGTCACGCCCTGCAGAAAGCTCTCCGCTCCGACGATATGCCCCGCACCGTAGCCGTAAGCGACGTGCTGGATCGCGTGCAGCAGCAGCGCGAGCAGCATGCCGCCGAGGCCCGCGCCGATGCCGGTGAGCACGGTCACGATCGCGAGCGTGGCAAGCGGGCTGCGCGGCGGCGGACGATCGGCGTTGGCGCGAGGGCGCGGCGCGGGAAGGGGATCGAGGGATGACACGGCGGAAAGGCGAGCGTGAAAGTCGCGGGGCGACGGGCTGGCGCTCATTGTAGCGAGGGCTTATGGGCGGCGCGTCCAGCGCGATCAGCGCGCCGGCACACCTGGCAAAAACGAAAACGCCCGCCGCGAGTCGCGCGGCGGGCGTTTGGCAAGGCTTAAGCGCTTACAGGTAGCTGCAAACGTAGTCGAGCGTCTCGATCACGTCGATATCGAAGCGGCTCTTGCCCGGCACCGAGAACGACTCGCCGGCGCTGTAGGTTTTCCACTCGTCGGTGCCTTCCAGGCGGATGCGGCACCGGCCGGCTTGCACTTCCATCAACTCGGCGGCGTCGGTGCCGAAGTTCAGCGTGCCCGGCAGGATCACGCCGAGCGTCTTGCGCGAGCCGTCGGCGAACAGCACGGTGTGCGAAACGCACTTGCCGTCGAAGTAGACATTGGCGCGTTTGATTACGGAAACCTGGTCGAATTGTGCTGCTGCCGTCATGGCGGTCTTCCTCTGTCTTCGTGAATGAAACCGGGCGCCGGGACGACGCGTCGTCCACGGTGAGGCCGCCATCATACCGGCAGTCGGGCGAGGCGGGGGCCTGGCTCCTGCGCGTCGCACGGACCCGGGTTCCCGGGCCGGGCTACGAATTGTTCATTGAATATTTACAAACATATAACAAGTTATTACAATCGCAATGACGAATGAGAATGATGTGCATTCGTAAATACGACAATTCGCCGACCAACTCGCTCACTCATGTCCGTCCATTTCCCGACGCGGATGCGCGCCATCGCCTCCGTCGCTGCGCTCTATTGCTCCGGCTTCTTCGCCTCGCCTCTCGTTCATGCGCAAACCGCGCCAGCCGCCGACGCGGCCGCTGCCGCGAGCGCGGTGGCAGCATCGCCGGCCTCGTCCAGCGCCGCCGCGGAAAGCACGCTGCCCGCCGTGAAGGTCGTTTCGGCGCCTTCCGACATGCAGACCAAGGCGCTCGACTCGTACAAGTTCACCGCGCCGCTCATCGACACGCCGCGCTCGGTCACGGTGATTCCCGAAGAAGTGCTCAAGGAGAAGAACGTCACGACGTTCCAGGACGCGCTGCGCACGGTGCCCGGCATCACGTTCCTCGGCGGCGACGCAGCGGCGAATCCGTCCGCCGATCGCCCGGTGATTCGCGGCTTCGAGTCGCGCAATTCGATCTTCGTGGACGGCATGCGCGACTCTGGCGTGCAGAACCGCGAAACCTTCGATGTGCAGAACATCAGCGTCATCAAGGGCCCGGACTCCGTGTATGCCGGGCGCGGTTCGGTAGGCGGCAGCATCGACATCACGACGAAAACGCCGCAGGCCGACAACTTCATCAACGGCAGCGTGGGCCTTGGCACCGATAGCTACAAGCGCGCCACCATCGACTGGAACCAGACGCTCAACGACACCACCGCGTTCCGCCTGAACGCCATGGGCCACGACGCCGACCAGGCGGGCCGCACCGACGTGTACAGCAAGCGCTGGGGCGTGGCGCCCTCGATCGCGTTCGGCCTGAACTCGCCGACCACGGTCACGGTGAGCTACTACCACCTGAACACCTACGACATGCCCGACTTCAGCGTGCCGTTCCGCTCGACGGGCGGCACGCCGGTGTCGTCCAATCGCAGCCAGTTCTACGGCCTGAATACGCGCGATTACCGCTACGGCCAGACCGATACGGGCGAAGTGAAGGTGGAGCACCGCATCAACGACGCGTGGAAGATCAAGAACACGACGATGTTCGGCCGCTCGACGCTCGACTATGTCGCGACCAATCCGCAGTTGACGAACGCGACCTCGAACATCCTGAGCCTGCAAGCCAAGAGCGGCAAGTACGCGACCAATAGCGTCGGGAACCAGACCGAAGCGACCGGCAAGTTCGACCTCTACGGCATGCGCCACACGTTCACAGCGGGCGTGGAATTCAGCCACGAGCAGGACCTTTACGAGGGCTATCTCGTGACCGATTCGGCGGGCAACAATATCCGCTCGGGCGGCCCGTGCTCGGTCGCGTACAACTGCGCGTCGATCAATAACTGGAACCCGGACAATCCGTGGACGGGCAGGATCGTCCTGAACGGCGACAAGAGCTTCCCGGGACCTGCCACGCACACGCAGACGAATACCGCTTCGGCGTACATGTTCGACAGCGTGCAGCTTTCCGAGCGCTGGATCTTCAACGCGGGCTTGCGTTTCGACCGCTATGACGTAACCGCGCAGCAAGCGGGCGTGGCCGATCTGTCGAACACGTCGAATCTCTTCAGCTACCAGTTCGGCCTCGTCTTCAAGCCGGTGCCGAACCTGAGCCTCTATACCTCGTACGGCACCTCGGCGAATCCGCCGGGCTCGAATTCGGGCCTCGGCGGCGGCACGGACCAGATCACGGCGACCAACAAGGATCTCGCGCCCGAGCGTTCGCGCAATATCGAAGTGGGCGCGAAGTGGGACGTGCTCGACCAGCGCCTCTCGCTCACCACGGCGTTGTTCCAGACCGAGAAGACCAACGCGCGCGTGAGCGACGGCCTGGGCGGCACGATCAACGCGGGCTCGCAGCGCGTGCGCGGCTTCGAGTTTGGCTTCGCGGGCAACGTGACGAACAAGTGGTCCGTGTTCGGCGGCTACTCGTATCTCGATGCGATCACGACCGATGCCGGCCCGGCGAGCCCGGCGCTCTCCGGCCTGCCGATGGTGATGGTGCCCAAGCACAACTTCACGCTGTGGACGAGCTACGACGTGTTGCCGAAGCTCACGGTGGGTGCGGGCGCAACGGTTTCGAGCCTCACGTATGCGTCGGTTTCGGCGACCTCGCGCAAATGGACGCCGGGCTATGCGCGCTTCGATGCTTCGGCTACGTGGCGCGTGTCGAAGAAGATCGATCTGCAGCTCAATGTGAACAACATCTTCGACAAGGAGTACTACCAGAGTGCGTACCCGATTTACGCCACCTGGGCGCCGGGCCGCTCGGCGGTCGTGACGGTGAACTTCTATCAGTGA
This genomic interval carries:
- the ppnP gene encoding pyrimidine/purine nucleoside phosphorylase, with the protein product MTAAAQFDQVSVIKRANVYFDGKCVSHTVLFADGSRKTLGVILPGTLNFGTDAAELMEVQAGRCRIRLEGTDEWKTYSAGESFSVPGKSRFDIDVIETLDYVCSYL
- a CDS encoding TonB-dependent receptor, with the protein product MSVHFPTRMRAIASVAALYCSGFFASPLVHAQTAPAADAAAAASAVAASPASSSAAAESTLPAVKVVSAPSDMQTKALDSYKFTAPLIDTPRSVTVIPEEVLKEKNVTTFQDALRTVPGITFLGGDAAANPSADRPVIRGFESRNSIFVDGMRDSGVQNRETFDVQNISVIKGPDSVYAGRGSVGGSIDITTKTPQADNFINGSVGLGTDSYKRATIDWNQTLNDTTAFRLNAMGHDADQAGRTDVYSKRWGVAPSIAFGLNSPTTVTVSYYHLNTYDMPDFSVPFRSTGGTPVSSNRSQFYGLNTRDYRYGQTDTGEVKVEHRINDAWKIKNTTMFGRSTLDYVATNPQLTNATSNILSLQAKSGKYATNSVGNQTEATGKFDLYGMRHTFTAGVEFSHEQDLYEGYLVTDSAGNNIRSGGPCSVAYNCASINNWNPDNPWTGRIVLNGDKSFPGPATHTQTNTASAYMFDSVQLSERWIFNAGLRFDRYDVTAQQAGVADLSNTSNLFSYQFGLVFKPVPNLSLYTSYGTSANPPGSNSGLGGGTDQITATNKDLAPERSRNIEVGAKWDVLDQRLSLTTALFQTEKTNARVSDGLGGTINAGSQRVRGFEFGFAGNVTNKWSVFGGYSYLDAITTDAGPASPALSGLPMVMVPKHNFTLWTSYDVLPKLTVGAGATVSSLTYASVSATSRKWTPGYARFDASATWRVSKKIDLQLNVNNIFDKEYYQSAYPIYATWAPGRSAVVTVNFYQ
- a CDS encoding enoyl-CoA hydratase/isomerase family protein produces the protein MNAIPASAHTTTEVEKDVLFRVVNRVAIVTLNRPAALNALSHAMVRELAVLLERVRTDDGIVALVLEGAGPKGFCAGGDVRAIYQLAREKAREGANGWQQFFIDEYRLDYALHTFSKPLVALLDGVTMGGGMGLGQAASLRVVTSRTKIAMPETRIGLLPDVGATHFLAQMPVEMALYVGLTGAMLSGADAVHCGLADACVQGEWLDGYEARLLAAQWSGDVHASLREVFVAPCHEADDGALATFTPLIVRHFDRRLRVEQIVASLRGDLEHDRSQAEHAWLEATLEALTQYSPTMLEVTREALLRGRQMTLAECFRMELGIVGRAIEEGDFCEGVRAHLVDKDRRPRWAPATLVEVRAERVQHFLASPWRAEAHPLADLGK
- a CDS encoding chloride channel protein; translation: MSSLDPLPAPRPRANADRPPPRSPLATLAIVTVLTGIGAGLGGMLLALLLHAIQHVAYGYGAGHIVGAESFLQGVTDTAPWRRVAVLVACGLIGGCGWWALYRYARELVSINAAIKPGGKRMPIFATTVHALLQIVTVAMGSPLGREVAPREIGAIFASWLAKRTGLTAAERRVMIACGAGAGLAAVYNVPLGGAVFVLEVLLGTFGWSVVVPAITTSAIAAVIAWIGLGDEQQYHVPPYGINAQLVVWSVLCGPLFGAAAHGFSRVTSRAREASSKDWRLPLYTLVNFAGIGLLAIWFPQLLGNGKGPAGLSFDDNLGIGLAATLLVLRVFITTTTLRAGAKGGLLTPGLANGALLAIVIAGLVNHVWPGLSPGAFAIVGAGAFLASSMQMPVTATVLILEFTHVNHDLAIPLLLAVAGSVATLRLLARTPRPSHGAPMVGAERELRLAALREPSARESSD